The Kordia sp. SMS9 DNA window AGTTGGCCATTGAATGGTATCAGGTTGTGTAAGTACTTCCTTTTGAAAAACACCTTTATCAGTTAAAGGCCATTGTTTCCAATAGAAAAGAGAGTTCCCTTTAATGACAAGTTCTTTCCCTTTTGAAACCTGATTCGTTTTCAAATGTATCAACCCTTTTTCTAAAACCGCAAAGTCCTGATCATCAGAAACACAGCCAGAAAGCAAAAAAAATAGGAAACTTGGCAGTAATATCTTAAAAAAGTAAAATCTCTGCGGGCACAATCTCATTGTATTCAATTAATTTATCACAAAGGTAATTTAAAAATAAAAAGTGATACACTCATTTGTTAAAGTTAAAAAGAGAATATTATTAATGAATTTAAAATTATAACAAACAAAAAATCCCTTCCAAATAAATGAAAGGGATTATGTGATCGCGACAGGATTATACTTCCTTAAAGCTCCGCTTTGAAAATGAAAAACACACCAAAATAAAAAAGCAAGCTATTTATTTTAGCTTGCTTTCCATTTATTCGTGATCGCGAGCCTTCAAAGTTTGAACTTTTTGGTGGAGGATTTGAGAGAGATTGGGGTGTTTGTGAAAGAGCATTTCTCACTGTTTAATGTTTCTCAACTTTGATTTAGGCTAGAATTGATTTTATTCAAATTTTAAATCAACCGTTCTTCCAAAGCATTTTTCCATTTATAGAATCCTTTTTTGTCTTCACTATAATCATGAATAACTTTACTGAAATTATCATTTTTAGTTTCCAAAAAAGATTGACGGCCATTATTACGAATCCAATTCAGTTTTTTATTTATTGATTCTAATTGCTTCTTAAAATGAAAGTTATTTTTGGGAAGATGCCAAACATAAGTCGCTTCTTTAGTATCTAAGGTTTCCAAAACTATATGATATTTGTGTTCACCTTCTAATAAAAAAACAAATGAAAATGGATATAGTACAAATCTGATTTTTAGTTTTTTGTATTGATGATATCTTGACAAATAAAATAACTGTTTATGATGAACAAATTTACTGTTTTTTAAAAGGCTTTTTAAGAGATTCTCTTCTGAACCAAATAAAGAGTCAATTGATTTAGAAGTTTTTTCTACTATATCATCACTTTTATACTTTTTGCTCTTACTAAATTGTTGTTCAACAAATTGAAATTTTATACTATCTATAATTTCTTTATTTATACGATTAATATCTTCTGAAGTAGCTATTTGAGAAACAATCAATCCATTTTCTAATCCAATTTGAATGTGTACTGTAATAGATTTAGAGCTTAGAATTTTGGAAAAATATGGTTTTAATACTTCAAATTCAGGCTGCATCTCTTCATTTTCGATTTCTAATTGTAGTAATGTTTCATTTGATAATTTATACGAAAAACAAACCATACCATAGTGAAAGTCTAGATCATTAATAGCAACTTTAATGAACTTATCAATATCATTGTTTAGATTCATTTTTGACTCTAAACTTTCTTTAAAGTCATCAAATAGTGTAGCTTGTCGATCAAGATTTCGATAATAGCTATTCCGTTTTAAAAATAGTTTGTTTAGATACGGAATATGTTTGTCTCGATAATCATAAATTACAGGTGTTAATTCAGACCGTTGGACTCTTCCAATATATTGAATTAACTTGCCTTTAAATGCAAAAGGATAGACTAAAAATAGACAAGATATACTTTGAATATCAACTCCTTCACCGAAAAATTGACCTGTGGTTATGATAGCTTGAAAGTCACCTTTTTCAATACTGTTCCATTTTAAAGTTCTTAAAGCAGAGCTATCTTCTCCTGAGATAGGAATAGTTTCATATTGACTTTTTAGATATTGACAAAGTACTAGGACATGCTCTTTTCGTTCTGTGATAAGTACCACCTTTCTACCATTATTTAACTCATGTCGAACATCATTTAATATGAGTTTGTTTCTTTCAGAATCATGGATGAGTATTTTTGAAAGTGTTTCAAATCGATCTGTTTTAGAATTAAAAGGAATATTCAAATGCGTATCTCGAATTACAATTCTAGCCTTTTTATAATTATCAATATCTTGAGGTTTTATCTCTGAAATGATATTACCTAAATACACAAAAAGTAGTTTTTCGTCATTGTTTTTACGAAAAGGAGTGGCTGTCAATCCGTATTGGTAATATGGTGAAAGTTTGTGAACAACTTCACGAAAAGATTTCGCAGGAATATGATGACATTCGTCTATAATGATTGTTCCAAAAGCAGATGTTAATAGATTATCTTCATCAGTCAGTTTTTTTCCTAAAGTCTGAATTAATGCAACAGTAATGTGTTTTCCGATTTTTATTTTTCCTTGACCAATTTTCCCGATCTCTCTTTTTGGAATACCAAAAAAAGTTTCAATTCTACTGATCCATTGTTCTGCTATCTGTTTCCGATGCGTAATAATTAATGCTGGTTGCTTCTTGTGTTCTATAATTTTTAAGCCAATAATTGTTTTTCCAGAACCAGGTGGGGCTACAATAATTCCAAAATCTTTTTTTAATGCTATTTCTAATGGAGGATGTTGATGTTTCAATAATTGAATTGAAGATAAGAATTCAACATTTTTTAGACGTTTTCTTTGATCTATAAATTCATATTCAACACCTTGTTGTTTACAAAAACGAATCAAATTTCCTACAAATCCTCTTGGAATTTCTATAGCATTTTCAGTTTCATCAATAAGCTTAAAATAACGATCCGTCTTCCAAGTACTTCTTCCTGTTTTCTTTTTTATTGCATAATCAGCATTGAAAAAATTTAGGTTTTCTTTGAGGAAATTGATTACTGCGGGAGCTAAACCATTTCGATTAATGACAATACTATTCTTTAGTGCGAATTCTAATTTTCCAAAATTTGTAACACTAACATTAAAATCACTTTTATTGTCTTTTTTTTTAAATGTCTTTTTAAAAATTGAATCCAGAGAAACAGTAGAAATTTTTTTAATGGTTTTCAAAAATCCCCATTGATCTTCATAAGGTGTAAATGTATTAATACTTATAAAACAAGAGTTTCCATTTTGTAAAGCCTGTCCTTGAAAGGGAAGTGCTATAAGATTTCCTAACCCTTTACCTGATAAATAATCTTGATTTGGAAATAATCGATCAAAACTTGTATTTCTATCAAATACAGAGAAAATTCCTGCTTGTTCAAAAAGTTTCAATATGATTTTTCTACTTTTAATAGCAGCATAAGGTTCTTCAAAAAATATCCACACATGCCCACCATTTCCCGAACGAGAACGTTCTAAATACGCTGGAATATTATTTTTGTTGCAGACTTCAATAGCTTTTCTAGATTGTTCTTGCCAACCACCTTTATCAAAATCAGCAACAATAAACCATGAAGTATTATTTTTCAAAAGTGGATATATTCCAATATATTTTTCTCCCTTTAGATGTTTAGAGAGATTCAAATTATCTAATCTAACATAGGTTTTATCTTTGTAGTCTTTAAAAGTTCCGCCTCTTTGCTTGTGAAGACGATACATATAAGGATCATAAGAATACGCTGGAGTATAACCACTTTTATTGCCTTTCTCCCATCGTAATGCAAATACATCTTCACGCCCTTTAAATAAAGAACGAAAGAGATTTAGCAAATCTGTATTTCCATCATTACTTTCCAATATGTTTATTGTATATGACTAAATATATGGAATTAGTTTGTATGGAAAAAGATAAATTAAAATCCTGAAATTAAATATTTAAAAATTCTTTTAACTCTTTCGGATTATCTTTATTATTCCAAAATAGCAGTAGTTCTATGGTTTGAGTATCTTCAAAAGCATCAAAATACAATGTTGTTTGTTTGGAGATTACAAATGAGCGTAAATTTGTTTTCTGTGATACTTTACCTTCAATTATTCCTGACTCCAATTTTTTAACAAAATCATCAACTAAATTCATAAAGTCCATAATTTCATTAACTGACCATTTTTTATTGATTTTGTCTAATTCTTTTGCGTATGATAATTCAGCAGTTGGTGTCCATATAACATTCATAAGCGTATTAAGCTATATCATATTTCTTTCGAAAATCATCCATTACTTCTTTATGTGAGCGTGTCTTACCTTGACGAGCTTGATCTCTACTTTCCATAAGAATTTCTTGAATTTCTTTAGGGAGTTCGTCATAGAAATCAGTAGTCTCTTGTTCAGAATACGTTTTATGCAATGCACTTACCATTCGTAAAAACCGTTCATCTGACGAGTTAATAATTTCAATTATTTTATTTCTTAATTCAATTGCTCCCATGATACATGAATTGATATACTGTCAAATATAAACAAATTATGGCATATTTAATAAAGATAAAATACATTCAAAAATTCTCATATTGAATGTTCTATATATTTTTTAAGATAGAATTCAAATATTGAATTACTCATTTAAGTGGAATTGTTTAAAACGAAATACCAATTATTTGAATAATTCATTATTAATATCGCTTTCCTCATGAAAATTTTAACGAATTTTATATTTTGTTGATATTTGATAATTTAATTATTGAAATAAAAAATACAATAAACGAGCGATATTAAAAATTTATTTACTTACATGGGATTAAGAGATTTAAAAAAAGAACTTCATAAAATGGACAAATCTGAAATGATTAAACTCATATCAGAAATGTACTCAAAGATTCCGTCTGCCAAAGAATTTCTAGATGTTTTTTCTGGAATGAAAATAGAAACTCTTATTGAAAAATATAAAAAGGAAATTGAGCGGTATGTTTTTCCAAGTGGAAGAGAAATGATCTTACGAGAAACAGAGGCTAGGAAAATAATACGAACTGTGCGCAAAATGAAAATCACGGAACTAAACGTTGAACTGGAATTGTATTATGTAGAATGTTGTTTAGAGATAATTCAAGATTTCGGGTATTCTGACGAGAATTATTACATATCTATTGAAAAAATGTTTGATAGTGCTATAAAAGGAATATCAGAAATTGGCGCAGAGAAAAAATATAAACGTAGAATCAATGACATACTTAGTGTAGCCAGTGAGTTTGGAATAGACTTTTATTATTAGAAAATTCACAGAAACCTTTAGAATACTTTAGTCACTCTAAAATTCTAACCTGTAAATTATTAGAAACCAAAAGCTTATATAAAACTATCCGTTCGGGTATAAAACAAAAAACCTGTAATTTAAAACATTACAGGTTTTTACAGTTTTAGTGATCGCGACAGGATTCGAACCTGTGACCGTCTGCTTAGAAGGCAGATGCTCTATCCAGCTGAGCTACGCGACCGGACCGAGTGCTAAGAAAATGTCTGGTAGACATTTTTAACGAGAGTGCCAGCATGCGCGTGGACTTAATTCTCTTTACTCTATTTTTTTGTAAGTGGCAGGACTATTTCATGATCCTAAATAAGTTTGTAACAAATTAAAATGAACTTTAATTTGAAATAAAACTTACTACTCTTTTATTTGTCGGGGTGGCAGGATTCGAACCTGCGACCTCCGCGTCCCAAACGCGGCGCGATAACCGGGCTACGCTACACCCCGAAAAATTTTTAATTCGTAGTGTAGTTTATCTCGAGCTATGTCGAGAGGCTACACCCCGAAAAATTTTAAATTCGTAGTGTAGTTTATTTCAAATAGAATTGAAAACTACACCTTGAAACAGTAATGTAATTCAAAAAAAGCGGAGAGACTGGGATTCGAACCCAGGCATCCCTAAGGATGACAGCTTAGCAGGCTGCTGCATTACCACTCTGCCACCTCTCCAATATTCTTGATGAATTAAGAACTTACACAATTGTGAAATTGCGGTTGCAAATGTAACTGTTCATTTTGTATGAAGCAACTATTTCTGCACTTTTTTAGTCTTTTTTGACTATTTTTTTTACAATAATTTAATTTTCAATTGACTACCTATTATTCTGGATATTCAATTCGTAAATGATAGATATTGTTAAGCTTCTTTTTTAAGACTTTTTTAATGGTTACAATTTCTTTTAAAGTGATATCCGCATTCATAAATTGCAACTCGTCCATTTGCTTGTCTATGATTCGCTCTACGAAATCGTCTATTTTTTGTGAAGTCGGTTCTTTTAAACTTTTAGAAGCCGCTTCTACCGAATCTGCCATCATTAAAATTGCCGTTTCTTTCGAGAACGGAATCGGTCCTGGATATTGAAATTTTTCTATAGAAACGTCTTCGTCAATTTCTTTGGCTTTTTGATAGAAGTAATACACTGTAGAAGTTCCGTGATGCGTTCTGATGAAATCTATAATTCTATCGGGCAATTTGTTGCTTTTTGCGATTTCAATTCCGTCCAACACATGATCAATGATGGTTTTTGCACTTTCGTCAGGCGCTAATTCGTCATGTGGATTTACGGAAGTTGCCTGATTTTCTATAAAAAACGTCGGATTGTTCATTTTTCCAATGTCATGATACAACGCTCCTACTCTCACTAACATTGTGTTGGCACCAATTTCACTTGCTGCCGCTTCCGCGAGATTTGCCACTTGTAAGGAATGATGAAAAGTTCCTGGTGCCTCATTAGCAAGTCGCTTCAAAAGTTTAGAATTGGTGTCTGAAAGCTCCAACAACGACACATCTGACACGAGTCCAAAAATCTTTTCATAAATATAAATAAGCGGTTGCACAAATAACGTTGCCAATCCGCAAAGGGCAAATTGCATAAAGTATACCCAAATTATGTGTAAATCTCCCGATTCATTCATACTGAAAACTTCTGAAAATTTGATACCACCTTCATGCGTGATGTAAAATGCAAAATACGCTACGATATAAATCAACGTGATCTGTCCGACAGAAATAAATAGATTCGCACGCTTATACAGTTCAGAAACGGTTAAAATGGTTACAATTCCAGCAATGATCTGTAAAAAGATATATTCCGAACTATTCGGCACAATAAATCCTAGTAATAACACCGTAAGCACGTGCGCAAACAAGCCCAATCTGGCATCAAAGAATGCTTTTAGAATGAGCGGCAAAATACACAACGGTACTACATATACATATTTGGTATTGTATTTTACAATCAGCGTTGTCAACACAATCATAAAGACAATATTCATAAAAATGAACGTGACTTTATTGTTGTTTTCATAGATTTCGGGACGGTATTTTCGGATGAACAACAACAACATCATCAACGCAAGCGCTACTAAAATGATGTAACCAAACACTATCCAATTGTAATTGGATTCATTCCAAACTTGCGATTCGTATTCTTTTTTGAGGGAAGCTAACTGTTCTAATTTTAACCCTTCCACAACTTCACCTTTGGCAATAATTCGAATGCCTTTTTGAACGTTACCACGTGTGGGAGAAATACTGTTCAACTCCGCTGCCAACACCGAATTAGTATAGTCTTGGTTTGCCTTAACATTTGGTTCAATAATTTCAAAAAAGAGATTGTACAACAGCGTTTCATAACTTTCCAACGCGGTTCTTTCTACAAACTCTTTGATATTGTCTTGAAGCGTATTAAGTTTGATAAAACTGTTGTAACTCACAATGCCTTTTTCTACATTGTCTTCCATCAGCACGACTAATTTGTCAAAATTGGACTCGTCAACCGTAGCAATGACGCCGTTTCTGTAAAAATTATCAAGCAACTGACCTGTTTTACGTTTCAAACTGTCAAATGCTTCTTTATCAATAACACTGTCTAATGAAAAGAGTTTATCAAATTGCTCATCAAAGTCGTTTTTTACTTTAGCAAAAACCTCACTATCATATTCATAATAGGTTTTTGCATTGTTGGTGAGTTGTATTTTTTCAGCTTCTAGTTCTTCGGATGATTTGATAATAGGAAAATCAAACTGCGCAATTAAAGTTTCATACTGCCAAGGTTTTCCTTTTTGAAACTCATACTGAAACTTTCCCCCTTTCGGGAAAAGATATACTACTAAAACTGTGGTAAGAATGTGTAATAGTAGTTTATATAGAAACGATTGATTTTTATATAATTTAGTGATGAGCTGCTTCATTAAACGAATATAGGTAATATGTAAAAGTAATCAAACTTCGTACAACTTAATATTTGGGGTTATCGTTTTTTGATGTTTGGAAAGAAGTGATTGCCGTGTGTAATTTTTTGTTCTTAAACTTGTCACAAAAATCATTAGCTTTTATTGCTTAATTGATAATTTATACGGAATTCTTCTAAAAAATAATTAAATTCGCAGCTATTAAACCATACGCAAAAATCATGAGTAAAAAAGTTGTTATTGTTGCAGCTGCTAGAACTCCTATCGGAAGTTTTTTAGGCGCATTATCCACGATACCTGCTCCAAAGTTGGGAGCTACAGCCATCAAAGGCGCTTTGGCGCAAATAAATTTGGCTCCCGAACATGTTGAAGAAGTAATTATGGGAAATGTTGTACAAGCTGGTACAGGACAAGCTCCTGCAAGACAAGCCGCTATTTTTGCTGGAATTCCCGATACAGTTCCTTGTACTACGGTAAATAAAGTATGTGCTTCTGGAATGAAAGCTGTCATGCAAGCAGCACAAGCTATTGCTTTAGGTGATGCTGCTATTGTAGTTGCTGGAGGAATGGAAAACATGAGTTTAATTCCACATTACTACCACGCAAGAAAAGCGACAAAATTTGGTCCTGCCAAGATGGAAGATGGAATGCAGCGTGATGGTTTGGTAGATGTGTATGACAATGTTGCCATGGGCGTTTGTGCAGATGCATGCGCCACAGAATACGAATTTTCAAGGGAAGACCAAGACGCGTTTGCAATTCAGTCGTACGAGCGTTCTGCAAAAGCGTGGGCAGATGGGAAGTTTGCAAACGAAGTGGTTCCTGTGGAAGTTCCACAACGAAGAGGTGAGCCGATTGTTGTCAATGAAGATGAAGAGTACAAAAACGTAAAAATGGAAAAGATTCCTAATTTACGAGCTGCCTTTACCAAAGATGGTACGGTAACTGCTGCCAATGCTTCCACGATTAATGACGGTGCTGGAGCCATGGTATTGATGAGTGCTGAAAAAGCTGCTGAACTAGGATTGACACCTTTAGCAACTGTAAAAGGATACGCAGATGCAGCACATGAGCCAAAATGGTTTACAACAGCGCCTGCAAAAGCATTACCAAAAGCGTTGGCGAAAGCAGATATAAGCATGGATGAGGTGGATTATTTTGAATTTAACGAAGCATTTTCT harbors:
- a CDS encoding DEAD/DEAH box helicase family protein, which codes for MESNDGNTDLLNLFRSLFKGREDVFALRWEKGNKSGYTPAYSYDPYMYRLHKQRGGTFKDYKDKTYVRLDNLNLSKHLKGEKYIGIYPLLKNNTSWFIVADFDKGGWQEQSRKAIEVCNKNNIPAYLERSRSGNGGHVWIFFEEPYAAIKSRKIILKLFEQAGIFSVFDRNTSFDRLFPNQDYLSGKGLGNLIALPFQGQALQNGNSCFISINTFTPYEDQWGFLKTIKKISTVSLDSIFKKTFKKKDNKSDFNVSVTNFGKLEFALKNSIVINRNGLAPAVINFLKENLNFFNADYAIKKKTGRSTWKTDRYFKLIDETENAIEIPRGFVGNLIRFCKQQGVEYEFIDQRKRLKNVEFLSSIQLLKHQHPPLEIALKKDFGIIVAPPGSGKTIIGLKIIEHKKQPALIITHRKQIAEQWISRIETFFGIPKREIGKIGQGKIKIGKHITVALIQTLGKKLTDEDNLLTSAFGTIIIDECHHIPAKSFREVVHKLSPYYQYGLTATPFRKNNDEKLLFVYLGNIISEIKPQDIDNYKKARIVIRDTHLNIPFNSKTDRFETLSKILIHDSERNKLILNDVRHELNNGRKVVLITERKEHVLVLCQYLKSQYETIPISGEDSSALRTLKWNSIEKGDFQAIITTGQFFGEGVDIQSISCLFLVYPFAFKGKLIQYIGRVQRSELTPVIYDYRDKHIPYLNKLFLKRNSYYRNLDRQATLFDDFKESLESKMNLNNDIDKFIKVAINDLDFHYGMVCFSYKLSNETLLQLEIENEEMQPEFEVLKPYFSKILSSKSITVHIQIGLENGLIVSQIATSEDINRINKEIIDSIKFQFVEQQFSKSKKYKSDDIVEKTSKSIDSLFGSEENLLKSLLKNSKFVHHKQLFYLSRYHQYKKLKIRFVLYPFSFVFLLEGEHKYHIVLETLDTKEATYVWHLPKNNFHFKKQLESINKKLNWIRNNGRQSFLETKNDNFSKVIHDYSEDKKGFYKWKNALEERLI
- a CDS encoding DUF6155 family protein, yielding MGLRDLKKELHKMDKSEMIKLISEMYSKIPSAKEFLDVFSGMKIETLIEKYKKEIERYVFPSGREMILRETEARKIIRTVRKMKITELNVELELYYVECCLEIIQDFGYSDENYYISIEKMFDSAIKGISEIGAEKKYKRRINDILSVASEFGIDFYY
- a CDS encoding HD family phosphohydrolase; amino-acid sequence: MKQLITKLYKNQSFLYKLLLHILTTVLVVYLFPKGGKFQYEFQKGKPWQYETLIAQFDFPIIKSSEELEAEKIQLTNNAKTYYEYDSEVFAKVKNDFDEQFDKLFSLDSVIDKEAFDSLKRKTGQLLDNFYRNGVIATVDESNFDKLVVLMEDNVEKGIVSYNSFIKLNTLQDNIKEFVERTALESYETLLYNLFFEIIEPNVKANQDYTNSVLAAELNSISPTRGNVQKGIRIIAKGEVVEGLKLEQLASLKKEYESQVWNESNYNWIVFGYIILVALALMMLLLFIRKYRPEIYENNNKVTFIFMNIVFMIVLTTLIVKYNTKYVYVVPLCILPLILKAFFDARLGLFAHVLTVLLLGFIVPNSSEYIFLQIIAGIVTILTVSELYKRANLFISVGQITLIYIVAYFAFYITHEGGIKFSEVFSMNESGDLHIIWVYFMQFALCGLATLFVQPLIYIYEKIFGLVSDVSLLELSDTNSKLLKRLANEAPGTFHHSLQVANLAEAAASEIGANTMLVRVGALYHDIGKMNNPTFFIENQATSVNPHDELAPDESAKTIIDHVLDGIEIAKSNKLPDRIIDFIRTHHGTSTVYYFYQKAKEIDEDVSIEKFQYPGPIPFSKETAILMMADSVEAASKSLKEPTSQKIDDFVERIIDKQMDELQFMNADITLKEIVTIKKVLKKKLNNIYHLRIEYPE
- a CDS encoding acetyl-CoA C-acyltransferase, whose translation is MSKKVVIVAAARTPIGSFLGALSTIPAPKLGATAIKGALAQINLAPEHVEEVIMGNVVQAGTGQAPARQAAIFAGIPDTVPCTTVNKVCASGMKAVMQAAQAIALGDAAIVVAGGMENMSLIPHYYHARKATKFGPAKMEDGMQRDGLVDVYDNVAMGVCADACATEYEFSREDQDAFAIQSYERSAKAWADGKFANEVVPVEVPQRRGEPIVVNEDEEYKNVKMEKIPNLRAAFTKDGTVTAANASTINDGAGAMVLMSAEKAAELGLTPLATVKGYADAAHEPKWFTTAPAKALPKALAKADISMDEVDYFEFNEAFSVVGLANMKILGLSDDKVNVNGGAVSLGHPLGCSGVRILITLLSVLEQNNAKIGAAAICNGGGGASAFVIERA